The following DNA comes from Cellulophaga sp. HaHa_2_95.
AGTATACCACCAAATAAATTCCTAGAATTAAGGATAGAACCAAAAGCAAGCGAAACCACCAAGTTTCCCAGAAAGGAGGTGTAATAGTTATGTTTAGAGTTGTCTCGTTGTTATTCCAAATCCCATCAGAATTGCTTGATTTTATCCGTAACGTATAATTTCCGGGCCCTAAGTTGGTATACGTTGCATTTTTTTTATGCCCTACATAATTCCAATCCGTTTCAAAACCATCTAAGAAATAGGCATAATTAACCTTATCGGGGTGGCGAAAAGTTAGTGCGTTAAATTCAAAATTAATGACATCATTATCATACGATATGCTAATAGAGTCTACTTGTGAGATGTGTCGTTTTAGTATGTTAGAGGCATCACCTGGGTAGATTGGTTTGTTGAATATTTTAAGACTGGTGATATTCACCTTTGGCGTATCATCTCTTTTTTTAATATTTTTAGCCTCAAATATATTGAAGCCATTACTACCTCCAAAAATCAACTCGTCATTTCTGGTATTATAAAAAGAATTTGAGTTGAATTCGTTGCCTTGTAGCCCATCATTTATATCATAATTTATAAATACTTCACTTTCAGGATTGTATTGAATAATGCCGAAACCCGTACTCAGCCATAATAAATGATTTTCGTCTTCTATAATTCCTTTTACGGCATCATTTTTTAATCCATTTTGACGGGTAATCGCTTCAAAATAACCCGTAGTAGCGTTGTATTTATTTAACCCTGCCTGGGTACCTACCCATAAAGTGCCCTTACTATCTTCTACAATGGCATTGATAAAATCATTACTTATGATGTGTTTATACTCTTGACTATTATAACTAGTGTATTGCCACTCCTCATTTATTTCAGTGAGTTTAAAGAGCCCAGATATTTGTGTTCCAACCCAAATATTTCCATTTTTATCTTCGGTTATAGTGGTAATGGTAGAGACTGTATTTTTACTGACGTTATTTTTAAGATCAATGTTTTTATGTGTTTTAGTTTCGGGATTAAAAAGTTGCAAGCCTCCGTAAAAAGTAGCGATCCATAAACGTCCTTTACTATCCATTTTTAAATTGAATACATTATCGGATAGTAGAAACGAGTTTTCCTTGGTCAATACTTCATAGTTCTTATTCTCAAGGTCAAAAATTGTAATTCCTTTACCCCAAGATCCTAGCCATAGCCTATTTTTTTTATCTTGAAGTATAGTGATGATTACATTTGCATTGAGATTTTTATGATCTAAACTGTATTTTTCAAAAGTATTCGTGGTTCTATCCCAGTAGTTAAGTCCGCCACCATCTGTTCCTATCCATAGATGATTTGTTTTATCATTTATATCTTCAATATAACAATTAATGTTATTGTTATTTAAAGATTGAGGATCAAAGGGATGGTTCTTAATATGTTTAAATTTATGATATATAGGATCGTAGAAGCTTAACCCTTTTCTGTAAGGTGCTAGCCACATAATGCCTTTGCTATTGTATATAGACCAAATAGAATTACTGGAGATGGAGTTGTTATTTGTATTATCATATTTTAAATTTGATAATCGCTTGGTGCTTTTTGAGTAAATAAAAAGACCATCATTTTCACTACCCATCCAATAATCGCCATTTGGCGCAATGGCTAAGGATAAAATAGGATACCCATTACTTATCTTTTTTCGTTCTACATTTAAAGTATTTTCAGGTTGTATTTTTAATTCAAGCAGCTCTCCGTTATGCAGTCCAATTAAAAACTGTGTTGCGTTTTTTTGTATTACACTTCGTATTCTCTGATTTTCGTGAAGCTTTGATACTACTTGCAATTCCTTATCCAACAGCCAAATGTCGTTATCAATTAAAACTAGGGTTGTTTCATTATCTAATCTTGCGATTTTTACAAAATAATTGTTTTTGATTATCTTGTTAGTACCTTCTTGATATTTGAATTCTTTAGTCTCACCTGTTATTGTATGATACCTGAATATACTAGTCGTTGTTCCTAACCATAGAAAATCTGAAGATTTACTAATAGAATAAAAATGTTCCAAAGCTAGTTTTTTGCCTTCTCCAAGGAACGGGTAGGGCTTTAGAAGATCCATATCTCGTTGATAAATATTTAATCCCTGAACAGTACCTATATAGAGCTGCCTATTGTCATCTTCGTAAATATCTTCGATATAGCCATTGGTGAGGCCGGTTGTACTATCTACGGCTTGCTCATATATTTCAAAACTTTTACCATCATATTTATTAAGTCCATTTCTGGTGCCTATCCATAAATAGCCGTAACTATCTTCAAATATAACATTAGCAGAGCTTTGTGATAGCCCTCCTGGTAAGTGTTGAAAAGAGATGTCAGTCTGGTTTTGTTGTGAAAATACAGGCGTACAACATACTAGTAGTAATGATAACCATAACACTAGTGTAGCTGATTGCTTCGGTAAAAACATAGTAATGAAATAGGTTTATATTTAAATAAGTAAGTT
Coding sequences within:
- a CDS encoding two-component regulator propeller domain-containing protein — its product is MFLPKQSATLVLWLSLLLVCCTPVFSQQNQTDISFQHLPGGLSQSSANVIFEDSYGYLWIGTRNGLNKYDGKSFEIYEQAVDSTTGLTNGYIEDIYEDDNRQLYIGTVQGLNIYQRDMDLLKPYPFLGEGKKLALEHFYSISKSSDFLWLGTTTSIFRYHTITGETKEFKYQEGTNKIIKNNYFVKIARLDNETTLVLIDNDIWLLDKELQVVSKLHENQRIRSVIQKNATQFLIGLHNGELLELKIQPENTLNVERKKISNGYPILSLAIAPNGDYWMGSENDGLFIYSKSTKRLSNLKYDNTNNNSISSNSIWSIYNSKGIMWLAPYRKGLSFYDPIYHKFKHIKNHPFDPQSLNNNNINCYIEDINDKTNHLWIGTDGGGLNYWDRTTNTFEKYSLDHKNLNANVIITILQDKKNRLWLGSWGKGITIFDLENKNYEVLTKENSFLLSDNVFNLKMDSKGRLWIATFYGGLQLFNPETKTHKNIDLKNNVSKNTVSTITTITEDKNGNIWVGTQISGLFKLTEINEEWQYTSYNSQEYKHIISNDFINAIVEDSKGTLWVGTQAGLNKYNATTGYFEAITRQNGLKNDAVKGIIEDENHLLWLSTGFGIIQYNPESEVFINYDINDGLQGNEFNSNSFYNTRNDELIFGGSNGFNIFEAKNIKKRDDTPKVNITSLKIFNKPIYPGDASNILKRHISQVDSISISYDNDVINFEFNALTFRHPDKVNYAYFLDGFETDWNYVGHKKNATYTNLGPGNYTLRIKSSNSDGIWNNNETTLNITITPPFWETWWFRLLLVLSLILGIYLVVYLRLKSIKLYQLTLEKEIDERTQQLQQQKKELKKIADELTTKNQEIQRFTFAVSHDLKSPLSGIKGIASLIPMEFVMKDYPELEQYLEMINISCDTMNNLIGDITKIAKIGKIENQNEILDVNEIVALSTTLVKGKLKVAKVKLIVEENLPNIYGDRNRIIQVFGNLLDNAIKYMGDQKDPEVHIKAQENDDNIQFSVSDNGSGMDEKSLKKLFSPFERFHANVKGTGLGLYMIKQIIESHNGTIYAKSEGTGKGTTFYVVIPNIVDQEIKNMMGNNTAAESTDKQ